The Henckelia pumila isolate YLH828 chromosome 2, ASM3356847v2, whole genome shotgun sequence genome includes a window with the following:
- the LOC140882370 gene encoding E3 ubiquitin-protein ligase CIP8-like produces the protein MAETPSDRSPAPSEYWCYSCDMRVSVETLADLHDVVCSDCKNGFVEPISSATPAHEPRADSQPVLRSNFGDEFIRMLRLITLAAREEDAPPPALPPARSDPDWWGDGNGDEDDEEGEEEEEEEEDDRSVIVQEDGDLEQREIENRDGSDGEDEGEGSEVGGENDEEQMRRRQRDVLRLRLRNFASRAASRRNRILDWADILMGLEDHSIDVRLQMPEFDTYVGNPGDYVDAAGYEALVQNLAESDGGGKGGAPPAAKAAVEGLGSWVIDEQGKELECCICKDMVNVGEMAKKLPCGHEYHGDCIVPWLGSRNSCPVCRFELPTDDPEYEEERRKRLVMAGLLASSSGMQ, from the coding sequence CACTCGCCGATCTTCACGACGTCGTCTGCTCCGACTGCAAGAACGGATTCGTCGAACCCATCTCCTCCGCCACTCCGGCGCACGAACCTCGCGCCGATTCCCAGCCGGTTCTTCGCTCCAATTTCGGTGACGAGTTCATACGGATGCTGAGGCTCATAACTCTGGCGGCGCGTGAGGAGGACGCGCCGCCCCCGGCCCTGCCCCCGGCCAGATCTGATCCGGACTGGTGGGGTGATGGCAACGGGGATGAAGACGACGAAGAGggagaggaggaggaggaggaggaggaggatgaTCGATCGGTCATAGTCCAGGAGGATGGTGACCTTGAGCAGCGCGAGATCGAGAATAGAGATGGATCCGACGGTGAGGATGAAGGTGAGGGAAGTGAGGTTGGTGGGGAAAATGATGAAGAGCAGATGCGCAGAAGGCAACGGGATGTGCTGAGGCTGAGGCTTAGAAACTTCGCCAGTCGAGCTGCTAGCAGACGCAACAGGATTCTGGATTGGGCGGATATCTTGATGGGCCTGGAAGACCATTCGATTGATGTTCGATTACAGATGCCGGAATTCGATACATATGTTGGGAACCCGGGAGATTATGTGGATGCTGCGGGGTACGAAGCACTTGTGCAGAATTTAGCAGAGAGTGATGGTGGAGGGAAAGGTGGGGCGCCACCAGCTGCCAAGGCCGCGGTGGAGGGATTGGGGAGTTGGGTAATTGATGAACAAGGGAAGGAATTGGAGTGTTGTATATGCAAAGATATGGTGAATGTGGGGGAAATGGCCAAGAAATTGCCTTGTGGGCATGAGTATCATGGTGACTGTATTGTTCCTTGGCTGGGGTCACGGAATTCGTGTCCCGTGTGTCGGTTTGAGCTGCCTACGGATGACCCTGAGTATGAAGAGGAGAGGAGGAAGAGATTGGTGATGGCAGGCTTATTGGCAAGTTCTTCTGGTATGCAATGA
- the LOC140881483 gene encoding elongation factor 1-alpha, with product MGKEKVHISIVVIGHVDSGKSTTTGHLIYKLGGIDKRVIERFEKEAAEMNKRSFKYAWVLDKLKAERERGITIDIALWKFETTKYYCTVIDAPGHRDFIKNMITGTSQADCAVLIIDSTTGGFEAGISKDGQTREHALLAFTLGVKQMICCCNKMDATTPKYSKARYDEIVKEVSSYLKKVGYNPDKIPFVPISGFEGDNMIERSTNLDWYKGPTLLDALDLISEPKRPSDKPLRLPLQDVYKIGGIGTVPVGRVETGVLKPSMVVTFGPTGLTTEVKSVEMHHESLPEALPGDNVGFNVKNVAVKDLKRGFVASNSKDDPAKEAANFTAQVIIMNHPGQIGNGYAPVLDCHTSHIAVKFAEILTKIDRRSGKELEKEPKFLKNGDAGFIKMLPTKPMVVETFSEYPPLGRFAVRDMRQTVAVGVIKSVEKKDPSGAKVTKSAAKKGGK from the exons ATGGGTAAAGAAAAGGTTCACATTAGCATTGTGGTTATTGGCCATGTCGACTCTGGAAAATCAACCACCACGGGTCACCTGATCTACAAGCTCGGTGGTATTGACAAGCGTGTTATTGAAAGGTTTGAGAAGGAGGCTGCTGAGATGAACAAGAGGTCATTCAAGTATGCCTGGGTTCTTGACAAGCTTAAGGCTGAGCGTGAGCGTGGAATCACCATTGATATTGCACTATGGAAGTTTGAGACCACCAAATATTACTGCACCGTTATTGATGCTCCTGGACATCGCGACTTTATCAAGAATATGATTACTGGTACTTCCCAGGCTGATTGCGCTGTCCTCATCATTGACTCCACCACTGGTGGCTTTGAAGCTGGTATCTCAAAGGATGGTCAGACCCGTGAGCATGCATTGCTTGCCTTCACTCTTGGGGTCAAGCAAATGATTTGTTGCTGCAACAAA ATGGACGCCACAACACCAAAATACTCGAAAGCTAGATACGATGAAATCGTGAAGGAAGTATCATCCTACCTCAAGAAAGTTGGCTACAATCCCGACAAGATTCCATTCGTCCCCATTTCTGGTTTTGAGGGAGATAACATGATCGAGAGATCGACAAACCTCGATTGGTACAAGGGCCCAACCCTTCTTGATGCTCTTGACTTGATCTCGGAGCCCAAGAGGCCATCAGACAAGCCCCTTCGTCTCCCACTTCAGGATGTTTACAAGATTGGTGGAATTGGTACTGTCCCTGTGGGCCGTGTGGAGACAGGTGTCTTGAAGCCTAGTATGGTTGTCACCTTTGGCCCTACTGGTCTGACCACTGAGGTTAAGTCAGTTGAGATGCACCACGAATCCCTTCCCGAGGCTCTTCCTGGTGACAATGTTGGGTTCAACGTGAAGAACGTTGCTGTCAAGGATCTCAAGCGTGGCTTTGTTGCATCCAACTCCAAGGATGATCCTGCAAAGGAAGCTGCCAACTTCACTGCCCAGGTCATCATAATGAACCACCCTGGCCAGATTGGAAATGGGTATGCTCCAGTGCTCGATTGTCACACCTCCCACATTGCGGTTAAGTTTGctgaaatcttgacaaagattGACAGACGTTCTGGTAAAGAGCTCGAGAAGGAACCCAAGTTCTTGAAGAACGGCGATGCTGGTTTCATTAAGATGCTTCCTACCAAACCCATGGTGGTGGAAACTTTTTCTGAGTACCCTCCTCTAGGCCGTTTTGCTGTCCGTGACATGCGTCAGACAGTTGCTGTTGGTGTTATTAAGAGTGTGGAGAAAAAGGATCCTTCAGGTGCCAAGGTGACCAAGTCTGCAGCTAAAAAGGGTGGGAAGTGA
- the LOC140878527 gene encoding uncharacterized protein translates to MFEYLTQVNELLSRLDSYDIKQIPRGENESADRLAKLASSLANIDNRKITFLTYGKEETDGSDVTIFCADSKEPSWKDEIIDYLKQEKLPANQVEARKLRVRAARFTIIDGELYKRGFSSPYLKCLTPAKGNYVLREIHEGICGNHLAGRALAGKALRQGFGIPQTLVSDNGTQFSGAKIKDWCRGLSIRQFFTSVGNPQANGQTEVTNRTILQHLKTRLGNAKGKWVDELPSVLWAYRTTSRSSTGESPFNLAYGTEAVAPAEIGEQSWRVKQYTSSGNDQALRISLDLVDELRDEASTRAERYRACMTKAYMTESNQDLSK, encoded by the exons ATGTTTGAATACCTCACTCAAGTAAACGAGCTTCTTTCGCGTTTAGACAGCTATGATATAAAGCAGATACCTAGAGGGGAAAATGAGTCAGCAGACCGCCTTGCCAAGTTAGCAAGCTCCTTGGCCAACATTGATAATAGGAAAATTACATTCCTAACTTATGGCAAGGAAGAAACTGATGGAAGTGATGTTACAATCTTCTGTGCTGATAGCAAAGAGCCTAGTTGGAAAGATGAAATAATCGACTATTTAAAGCAAGAGAAATTACCTGCTAACCAAGTCGAAGCCCGAAAACTTAGAGTGAGAGCTGCTCGGTTCACGATCATTGACGGAGAACTGTACAAAAGAGGTTTCTCTTCACCTTACCTAAAGTGTCTAACGCCAGCTAAGGGAAACTATGTGCTccgtgaaattcatgaaggaataTGTGGAAATCATTTAGCTGGCAGAGCTCTCGCGGGGAAAGCATTGCGCCAAGG ATTTGGCATTCCTCAAACCTTGGTTTCAGATAATGGAACTCAATTTTCTGGAGCAAAGATAAAAGACTGGTGCAGAGGACTCTCTATCAGGCAGTTCTTCACTTCTGTagggaatcctcaagcaaatgGGCAAACCGAGGTCACCAACCGAACCATTCTGCAGCACCTCAAAACACGTCTAGGCAATGCCAAAGGAAAATGGGTGGATGAGTTGCCAAGTGTTCTATGGGCATATCGAACCACTTCACGCTCTTCAACTGGAGAATCTCCTTTCAACCTGGCCTACGGAACGGAGGCTGTGGCTCCTGCCGAAATCGGAGAGCAATCATGGCGAGTGAAACAGTACACTTCATCTGGAAATGACCAAGCCCTCCGAATTTCATTGGACTTAGTGGATGAACTGAGAGATGAAGCTTCAACACGAGCCGAGAGATATCGAGCTTGTATGACTAAAGCATATATGACAGAGTCAAACCAAGATCTTTCCAAGTAG